From the genome of Amycolatopsis sp. NBC_01488, one region includes:
- a CDS encoding cellulase family glycosylhydrolase gives MKRLLALAVAALVGGAVLTASPATAAPAASGTGTGYWHAVGSQLVDATGAPVRMTGVNWFGAETGNYAPHGLWSRNYKDMLDQMASLGYNTLRLPYSNQLFDPGVTPNSIDAVQNPDLQGLSGLQVLDKIIAYAGTKGMRVVLDQHRPDSGAQSPLWYTSAYPESRWLSDWTMLAQHYKGNPTVIGADLHNEPHSIQGGGGACWGCGDTATDWRLAAERGGNAVLAANPDWLVIVEGVDCVAGTGDPQCGWWGGNLSGARQFPVRLSKPDKLVYSAHEYATSVFAQPWFSDPSFPANLPALWDHFFGYLQKQNIAPVLLGEFGTTLADPRDKVWLQELLKYAGTGPTGMSFTYWSWNPNSGDTGGILNDDWTTVNQAKQAILQPYLIPPVGGGGGTTDPPPAVSCAVAYHVDNAWQGGFVASVTLKNTGTTPLKTWTLGWTVPAGTQITGGWGATVTQSGQQASAKAPTWAPDLAGGASTSIGFQATGSATGSPGGFAVGATPCTS, from the coding sequence ATGAAGCGACTGCTCGCACTCGCGGTCGCCGCACTGGTCGGGGGCGCCGTTCTCACGGCGTCCCCGGCCACCGCGGCTCCCGCGGCATCCGGCACCGGAACCGGCTATTGGCACGCTGTCGGTTCCCAGCTGGTCGACGCCACCGGTGCGCCCGTGCGGATGACCGGCGTCAACTGGTTCGGTGCCGAAACCGGCAACTACGCGCCCCACGGCCTGTGGAGCCGCAACTACAAGGACATGCTCGACCAGATGGCGAGCCTCGGCTACAACACGCTGCGGCTGCCGTATTCCAACCAGCTGTTCGACCCCGGCGTCACGCCGAACAGCATCGACGCCGTCCAGAATCCCGATCTGCAAGGGCTTTCCGGGCTCCAGGTACTGGACAAGATCATCGCCTACGCGGGCACCAAGGGCATGCGCGTCGTCCTCGACCAGCACCGCCCGGACTCCGGTGCGCAGTCCCCGCTCTGGTACACCAGCGCGTATCCGGAGAGCCGGTGGCTGTCCGACTGGACGATGCTCGCCCAGCACTACAAGGGCAACCCCACGGTGATCGGCGCCGACCTGCACAACGAGCCCCACTCGATCCAGGGTGGCGGCGGCGCGTGCTGGGGCTGCGGCGACACCGCGACCGACTGGCGGCTGGCCGCCGAACGCGGCGGGAACGCCGTCCTCGCGGCCAATCCCGACTGGCTGGTCATCGTCGAGGGCGTCGACTGCGTCGCCGGCACCGGCGACCCGCAGTGCGGCTGGTGGGGCGGCAACCTCTCCGGCGCGCGCCAGTTCCCGGTGCGACTGTCCAAACCGGACAAGCTGGTCTACTCCGCGCACGAGTACGCGACGTCGGTGTTCGCCCAGCCGTGGTTCTCCGACCCGTCGTTCCCGGCGAACCTGCCGGCGCTCTGGGACCACTTCTTCGGCTACCTGCAGAAGCAGAACATCGCGCCGGTGCTGCTCGGCGAGTTCGGCACCACGCTCGCCGACCCGCGCGACAAGGTCTGGCTGCAGGAGCTGCTGAAGTACGCGGGCACCGGACCGACCGGCATGAGCTTCACCTACTGGTCGTGGAACCCCAACTCGGGGGACACCGGCGGCATCCTCAACGACGACTGGACCACGGTCAACCAGGCCAAGCAGGCCATCCTGCAGCCGTACCTGATCCCGCCGGTCGGCGGCGGTGGCGGGACGACCGATCCGCCGCCCGCGGTGAGCTGCGCGGTCGCCTACCACGTCGACAACGCGTGGCAGGGCGGGTTCGTCGCCTCCGTCACGCTCAAGAACACCGGCACCACGCCGCTGAAGACCTGGACGCTCGGCTGGACCGTGCCTGCGGGGACGCAGATCACCGGCGGCTGGGGCGCCACCGTCACCCAGTCCGGGCAGCAGGCGAGCGCCAAGGCGCCGACGTGGGCGCCCGACCTGGCCGGCGGCGCGTCGACGTCGATCGGCTTCCAGGCGACCGGCTCGGCCACCGGCAGTCCCGGCGGGTTCGCCGTCGGGGCCACCCCCTGCACCTCCTGA
- a CDS encoding glycoside hydrolase family 48 protein, which translates to MRSSPRMHRWRRTRLPRARALALVTAMVTAAAALVAPPPALGADVACSVTYTTNDWDTGFTASVSLRNDGAPLDSWQVGWTFLDGQKVQQGWSASFAQTGAAVTATNLSYNGHLGTGASTSFGFNGSKGSANRPPTDFSVNGSACTGANKAPTVSLTSPASTGTYYAPATIPLAATAADADGTISKVEFYAGDTLLATDTAAPFEGSWANVPAGTYAITAKAYDNKNASTTSSPVSVKVLSGPTIVASPATTQVKQGGTATFAVTLAGAPTAPVTVAVARTAGSTDLTATPASLTFTTANWNTPQNVTVTSADNGGALGSATFTASSGGYTAATVTVNEISSSTSDYQLAFLTQYNKIKDPNNGYFRKFGNILVPYHSIETLMVEAPDYGHETTSEAFSYYLWLEASYGRITGDWAPFNQAWTSIETYAIPSTADQPTNSGYNASKPATYAAEYPSPKSYPSQLQTGVSVGSDPIAAELKAAYGSADVYGMHWLLDVDNIYGFGHCEDGTNTAPAFINTFQRGSQESVWETVTQPSCDTMKFGGKNGYLDLFTGDSSYAKQWKYTDAPDADARAVQVAFQAEKWAQAQGKSADVAAVVKKASKMGDYLRYSLFDKYFKKIGNCVGASSCAAGTGKDSEHYLISWYYAWGGSLDTGSAWAWRIGDGAAHQGYQNPLAAYALSTDPGLKVTSATGASDWATSLGRQLEFLQWLQSSEGGLAGGATNSWDGQYGTPPAGTPTFYGMFYDQQPVWHDPPSNQWFGFQTWGMERIAEYYQATGDARAKKILDKWVPWAIANTTVGAGGSFQIPSDLGWSGAPDTWNATSPGSNTGLHVTVKNYSQDVGVAASLAKTLLYYASGSNNAQAKTVGEQLLTALSANTDSKGIAVPETRTDYNRFDDAYNATTDQGLYVPSGWTGTMPNGDAINSSSTFESIRSFYKSDPQWPKVQAYLDGGAAPTFTYHRFWAQSEIATAFAAHVVLFG; encoded by the coding sequence ATGCGTTCCTCTCCCCGGATGCACCGATGGCGCCGAACGCGCCTGCCGCGCGCCCGCGCGCTGGCCCTGGTCACGGCCATGGTCACCGCCGCCGCCGCGCTGGTCGCCCCACCCCCGGCGCTCGGCGCCGACGTCGCCTGTTCCGTCACCTACACCACCAACGACTGGGACACCGGGTTCACCGCCAGCGTCTCGCTGCGCAACGACGGCGCGCCGCTCGACAGCTGGCAGGTCGGCTGGACGTTCCTCGACGGCCAGAAGGTCCAGCAGGGCTGGAGCGCCAGCTTCGCCCAGACCGGCGCCGCGGTCACCGCGACGAACCTCTCCTACAACGGCCACCTCGGCACCGGGGCGAGCACGTCGTTCGGCTTCAACGGCTCGAAGGGGTCCGCCAACCGCCCGCCGACCGACTTCTCCGTCAACGGCAGCGCCTGCACCGGCGCCAACAAAGCCCCCACCGTCAGCCTGACCTCGCCGGCCTCGACCGGCACCTACTACGCCCCGGCCACCATCCCGCTCGCCGCCACGGCCGCCGACGCCGACGGCACGATCAGCAAGGTCGAGTTCTACGCCGGCGACACGCTGCTGGCCACCGACACCGCCGCGCCGTTCGAAGGCAGCTGGGCGAACGTCCCCGCCGGGACGTACGCGATCACGGCCAAGGCGTATGACAACAAGAACGCGTCGACGACGTCGAGCCCGGTGAGCGTGAAGGTCCTTTCCGGACCCACGATCGTCGCGTCCCCGGCGACCACGCAGGTCAAGCAGGGCGGGACGGCGACCTTCGCCGTCACCCTCGCCGGCGCGCCGACCGCCCCGGTCACCGTCGCCGTGGCACGCACGGCGGGCAGCACCGACCTGACGGCGACCCCGGCGAGCCTCACCTTCACGACGGCGAACTGGAACACCCCGCAGAACGTCACGGTGACCAGCGCCGACAACGGCGGGGCGCTGGGCAGCGCCACCTTCACCGCGAGCAGTGGCGGCTACACCGCGGCCACCGTCACGGTGAACGAGATCTCGTCGTCCACATCGGACTACCAGCTCGCGTTCCTGACCCAGTACAACAAGATCAAGGACCCGAACAACGGCTACTTCCGCAAGTTCGGGAACATTCTGGTGCCCTACCACTCGATCGAGACGCTGATGGTCGAGGCACCGGACTACGGCCACGAGACGACGTCGGAGGCGTTCAGCTACTACCTCTGGCTCGAAGCGTCCTACGGCCGGATCACCGGGGACTGGGCGCCGTTCAACCAGGCCTGGACGTCGATCGAGACGTACGCGATCCCGTCGACGGCCGACCAGCCGACCAACAGCGGCTACAACGCGAGCAAGCCGGCGACCTACGCGGCCGAGTACCCGAGCCCGAAGTCCTATCCGTCGCAGCTGCAGACCGGCGTCTCCGTCGGCAGCGACCCGATCGCGGCGGAGCTCAAGGCGGCCTACGGCTCGGCGGACGTCTACGGCATGCACTGGCTGCTCGACGTGGACAACATCTACGGGTTCGGCCACTGCGAGGACGGCACGAACACCGCGCCCGCATTCATCAACACCTTCCAGCGCGGCTCCCAGGAGTCGGTCTGGGAAACCGTCACCCAGCCCAGCTGCGACACGATGAAGTTCGGCGGCAAGAACGGCTACCTCGACCTGTTCACCGGCGACTCGTCGTACGCGAAGCAGTGGAAGTACACCGACGCGCCAGACGCGGACGCCCGCGCCGTGCAGGTGGCCTTCCAGGCCGAGAAGTGGGCTCAGGCGCAGGGCAAGAGCGCCGACGTCGCGGCCGTGGTGAAGAAGGCGTCGAAGATGGGCGACTACCTGCGGTACTCGCTGTTCGACAAGTACTTCAAGAAGATCGGCAACTGCGTCGGCGCGTCGAGCTGTGCCGCCGGCACCGGCAAGGACAGCGAGCACTACCTGATCTCGTGGTACTACGCGTGGGGCGGCTCGCTCGACACCGGCAGCGCGTGGGCGTGGCGCATCGGAGACGGCGCGGCGCACCAGGGCTACCAGAATCCGCTGGCGGCGTACGCGCTGTCGACGGATCCGGGGCTGAAGGTCACTTCGGCGACCGGCGCGAGCGACTGGGCGACCAGCCTCGGGCGGCAGCTGGAGTTCCTGCAGTGGCTCCAGTCGTCCGAAGGCGGCCTCGCCGGCGGCGCGACCAACAGCTGGGACGGCCAGTACGGCACCCCGCCGGCCGGCACGCCGACGTTCTACGGGATGTTCTACGACCAGCAGCCGGTCTGGCACGACCCGCCGAGCAACCAGTGGTTCGGCTTCCAGACCTGGGGCATGGAACGGATCGCCGAGTACTACCAGGCGACCGGCGACGCCCGGGCGAAGAAGATCCTCGACAAGTGGGTCCCGTGGGCCATCGCCAACACCACGGTCGGGGCCGGCGGGAGCTTCCAGATCCCGTCCGACCTCGGCTGGAGCGGCGCGCCGGACACCTGGAACGCCACCAGCCCCGGCTCGAACACCGGCCTGCACGTCACGGTGAAGAACTACAGCCAGGACGTCGGGGTCGCGGCCTCGCTGGCCAAGACGCTGCTCTACTACGCGTCCGGCTCGAACAACGCCCAGGCGAAGACCGTGGGCGAGCAGCTGCTGACCGCGCTCTCGGCGAACACCGACAGCAAGGGCATCGCGGTGCCGGAGACCCGGACGGACTACAACCGGTTCGACGACGCCTACAACGCCACCACGGACCAGGGGCTCTACGTGCCCTCGGGCTGGACCGGCACGATGCCGAACGGCGACGCGATCAACTCCAGCTCCACGTTCGAGTCGATCCGGTCGTTCTACAAGAGCGACCCGCAGTGGCCGAAGGTCCAGGCCTACCTGGACGGTGGCGCCGCGCCGACGTTCACCTACCACCGGTTCTGGGCGCAGTCGGAGATCGCCACGGCGTTCGCCGCGCACGTCGTCCTGTTCGGCTGA
- a CDS encoding LacI family DNA-binding transcriptional regulator, with amino-acid sequence MEDVAAFAGVSRSTASRALNDDAYVSAAAREKVHAAARDLGYSPNQAARSLVTRRTGAVAVVLSEPESRLLDDPYRAAVMRAGYRELADVGRQMVLIFSDIREDLSRTVRFLEGGHVDGALVFAPHRADPLPKALRLLRIPVVFGGQAAGIRRGVHVVDFDNEGGARLAVEHLVAAGRRRIGTIAGPQDQSAPIDRLAGWRKTLLDAGLDPTDLAEEADFTLSGGANAMSALLARHPDLDAVFVASDMMAVGALRTLDAAGRRIPEDVAVVSFDDNATLAPAMDPPLTSVHQDPREQIHAMVETMLQLLDDQSLKPRQQILPVSLAVRASS; translated from the coding sequence CTGGAGGACGTCGCGGCGTTCGCCGGCGTGTCGCGGTCGACGGCGTCACGCGCGCTGAACGACGACGCGTACGTCAGCGCGGCGGCGCGCGAGAAGGTCCACGCCGCGGCCCGCGACCTGGGCTATTCCCCGAACCAGGCGGCCCGCTCGCTGGTCACCCGCCGCACCGGGGCCGTCGCCGTGGTGCTGTCGGAGCCGGAGTCCCGGCTGCTCGACGACCCGTACCGCGCCGCCGTCATGCGCGCCGGCTACCGCGAGCTCGCCGACGTCGGCCGGCAGATGGTGCTGATCTTCAGCGACATCCGCGAGGACCTGAGCCGGACCGTCCGGTTCCTCGAAGGCGGGCACGTCGACGGCGCGCTCGTGTTCGCGCCGCACCGGGCCGACCCGCTGCCCAAGGCGCTGCGGCTGCTGCGCATCCCGGTGGTGTTCGGCGGCCAGGCGGCCGGCATCCGCCGCGGCGTGCACGTCGTCGACTTCGACAACGAGGGCGGCGCCCGGCTGGCGGTCGAGCACCTGGTCGCGGCCGGGCGGCGGCGGATCGGCACCATCGCCGGGCCGCAGGACCAGAGCGCCCCGATCGACCGGCTCGCCGGCTGGCGCAAGACCCTCCTGGACGCCGGGCTCGACCCTACCGACCTGGCCGAAGAGGCCGACTTCACGCTGTCCGGCGGCGCGAACGCGATGTCCGCGCTGCTGGCCCGCCACCCGGACCTCGACGCGGTGTTCGTCGCGAGCGACATGATGGCGGTGGGCGCGCTGCGCACCCTGGACGCCGCGGGCCGCCGCATCCCCGAGGACGTCGCGGTGGTCAGCTTCGACGACAACGCGACCCTGGCTCCGGCCATGGACCCGCCCCTGACGTCGGTCCACCAGGACCCGCGCGAGCAGATCCACGCGATGGTCGAGACGATGCTGCAGCTGCTCGACGACCAGAGCCTCAAGCCGCGGCAGCAGATCCTCCCGGTCTCCCTGGCGGTCCGCGCCTCGAGCTGA
- a CDS encoding ABC transporter substrate-binding protein has translation MRTIRNGLVLALGITMTALGASACGSGGDQTPAAAGPNEHVDLTLSTFTEFGYEALIPEYERLHPNIKITHRKTGQGGPYHQDLITKLAAGSGLADVAAVEEGHLSDVLDKGSKFNDLSKIGPADASPDRWLGWKYDAAKTKDGKVIGYGTDIGPLAMCYRKDMFAAAGLPTDPDQVKPLFATWDSYFAAGADYSKKTGKAWFDSASQNFNAMVNQLPTGYLGTDDKLALEGNQGIKDAWTKVTDAVAKGESAKLTAFSNEWNTGFKQGAFATKVCPSWMLGVIKEQAGPENAGKWAVTAAFPGGGGNWGGSYLTVPTQSKHPKEAAELAAWLTAPEQQIKAFQAKGNFPSQVKALTDPALLSQTDAYFGGAKVGELFAEQAKKVQKAQYKGPGDGQIQENAASPALQAVEQGKSAADGWQQLVDSAKKITR, from the coding sequence GTGAGAACGATCCGGAACGGCCTGGTCCTCGCACTGGGCATCACGATGACGGCGCTCGGCGCCTCGGCCTGCGGTAGCGGCGGTGACCAGACGCCGGCCGCGGCGGGCCCGAACGAGCACGTCGACCTGACGCTGTCGACGTTCACCGAGTTCGGCTACGAGGCACTCATCCCGGAATACGAGCGGCTGCACCCGAACATCAAGATCACCCACCGCAAGACCGGCCAGGGCGGCCCGTACCACCAGGACCTCATCACCAAGCTGGCCGCCGGCTCGGGTCTGGCCGACGTCGCCGCGGTGGAGGAGGGCCACCTCTCCGACGTCCTCGACAAGGGCTCGAAGTTCAACGACCTCAGCAAGATCGGCCCCGCCGACGCCTCCCCGGACCGCTGGCTCGGCTGGAAGTACGACGCCGCGAAGACCAAGGACGGCAAGGTCATCGGCTACGGCACCGACATCGGCCCGCTGGCCATGTGCTACCGCAAGGACATGTTCGCCGCGGCCGGCCTGCCGACCGACCCCGACCAGGTCAAGCCGCTGTTCGCCACCTGGGACAGCTACTTCGCCGCCGGCGCGGACTACTCGAAGAAGACCGGCAAGGCCTGGTTCGACTCGGCCTCGCAGAACTTCAACGCCATGGTCAACCAGCTCCCGACCGGCTACCTCGGCACCGACGACAAGCTCGCCCTCGAGGGCAACCAGGGCATCAAGGACGCCTGGACCAAGGTCACCGACGCCGTGGCCAAGGGCGAGTCGGCCAAGCTCACTGCGTTCAGCAACGAGTGGAACACCGGGTTCAAGCAGGGCGCGTTCGCCACGAAGGTGTGCCCGTCGTGGATGCTCGGCGTGATCAAGGAGCAGGCCGGCCCGGAGAACGCCGGCAAGTGGGCGGTCACCGCGGCCTTCCCCGGTGGCGGCGGCAACTGGGGCGGCTCGTACCTGACCGTGCCGACGCAGTCGAAGCACCCGAAGGAGGCCGCCGAGCTGGCCGCCTGGCTGACCGCTCCGGAGCAGCAGATCAAGGCGTTCCAGGCGAAGGGCAACTTCCCCAGCCAGGTCAAGGCGCTGACCGACCCCGCGCTGCTGAGCCAGACCGACGCCTACTTCGGCGGCGCGAAGGTCGGCGAGCTGTTCGCCGAGCAGGCCAAGAAGGTCCAGAAGGCGCAGTACAAGGGCCCGGGCGACGGCCAGATCCAGGAGAACGCGGCCAGCCCTGCCCTGCAGGCGGTCGAACAGGGCAAGTCGGCGGCGGACGGCTGGCAGCAACTGGTCGACTCGGCGAAGAAGATCACCCGCTGA
- a CDS encoding carbohydrate ABC transporter permease: MTVIDKVAPEGSKAGERTSPRPTFRHKLSRWDVKVSPYLYVAPFFIVFGIVGLFPLLYTAYVSLFKWKAGSDDPDFIGLDNYKELFGDAQFWNALTNTISIFLLSSVPQIIIAVLLAALLGARLRGATGWRVGILLPYAASLVAIGIIFANLFGPRYGLINGVLQTIGLDPVDWQASRIGSHIAIAIMVNWRWTGYNALIVLAAMQAIPKELHEAALIDGAGTWRRFFHVTLPLLKPTLVFVVITSTIGGLQIFTEPKLFDALPGSNNGGSTNQFQTVTLYLYQSAFENYNLGYASAIAWVLFVIIVLIALVNFFLTGRLARTPAVKKK; encoded by the coding sequence ATGACCGTCATCGACAAGGTCGCGCCGGAAGGGAGTAAGGCCGGGGAGCGCACGTCTCCCCGGCCCACCTTCCGGCACAAGCTGAGCCGGTGGGACGTCAAGGTATCGCCGTACCTCTACGTCGCGCCGTTCTTCATCGTGTTCGGGATCGTCGGGCTGTTCCCGCTGCTGTACACGGCGTACGTCTCGCTGTTCAAGTGGAAGGCCGGATCCGACGACCCCGACTTCATCGGCCTCGACAACTACAAGGAGCTCTTCGGCGACGCCCAGTTCTGGAACGCGCTGACCAACACGATCAGCATCTTCCTGCTCTCCAGCGTCCCGCAGATCATCATCGCGGTGCTGCTGGCGGCGCTGCTCGGCGCCCGGCTGCGCGGCGCGACCGGCTGGCGCGTCGGCATCCTGCTGCCGTACGCGGCCAGCCTCGTCGCCATCGGCATCATCTTCGCCAACCTGTTCGGCCCCAGATACGGGCTGATCAACGGCGTCCTGCAGACGATCGGGCTGGACCCGGTCGACTGGCAGGCCAGCCGCATCGGCAGCCACATCGCCATCGCGATCATGGTGAACTGGCGCTGGACCGGGTACAACGCCCTGATCGTGCTGGCGGCCATGCAGGCCATCCCGAAGGAGCTGCACGAGGCGGCGCTGATCGACGGCGCGGGCACGTGGCGCCGGTTCTTCCACGTCACCCTGCCGCTGCTCAAGCCGACGCTGGTCTTCGTGGTCATCACCTCGACGATCGGCGGCCTGCAGATCTTCACCGAGCCCAAGCTCTTCGACGCCCTGCCCGGGTCGAACAACGGCGGCTCGACCAACCAGTTCCAGACCGTGACGCTGTACCTGTACCAGTCGGCGTTCGAGAACTACAACCTCGGCTACGCCTCGGCGATCGCCTGGGTCCTGTTCGTGATCATCGTGCTCATCGCGCTGGTGAACTTCTTCCTCACCGGCCGGCTGGCGCGCACCCCGGCGGTGAAGAAGAAATGA
- a CDS encoding carbohydrate ABC transporter permease: protein MTTVQSGLRRSVATLGKPRKATYVVLAVFVLGSLFPFYWSFLVASRDNGMLTERIPPFLPGGNFFANASRVFDSVPFWKALGNSVIVSGTVTLTTVLFSSLAGFAFAKLRFKGRNGLFVFIVVTLAVPTQLGIIPLFIAMSELGWAGHLEAVIVPNLVTAFGVFWMRQYTVDALPYELIEAARVDGCSMIRIFWNVCLPAVRPAAAILAMFTFMMSWNDFLWPLVVLDAGNPTVQVALEKLQSGYYVDYSLVLAGTTLATIPILIVFVLLGRQIVAGIMQGAVKG, encoded by the coding sequence ATGACAACTGTCCAGAGTGGACTCCGCAGGTCCGTCGCCACGCTCGGAAAGCCGCGCAAGGCGACGTACGTCGTGCTGGCGGTCTTCGTGCTCGGCTCGCTGTTCCCGTTCTACTGGTCGTTCCTGGTGGCCAGCCGGGACAACGGGATGCTCACCGAGCGCATCCCGCCGTTCCTGCCCGGCGGCAACTTCTTCGCCAACGCCTCCCGGGTGTTCGACTCCGTGCCGTTCTGGAAGGCGCTGGGCAACAGCGTCATCGTGTCCGGCACGGTCACCCTGACCACGGTCCTGTTCTCGTCGCTGGCCGGGTTCGCCTTCGCGAAACTGCGGTTCAAGGGCCGCAACGGGCTGTTCGTGTTCATCGTGGTGACCCTCGCGGTGCCCACCCAGCTGGGGATCATCCCGCTGTTCATCGCCATGTCGGAGCTCGGCTGGGCCGGCCACCTCGAGGCGGTGATCGTGCCCAACCTGGTCACCGCGTTCGGCGTCTTCTGGATGCGCCAGTACACAGTGGACGCCCTGCCGTACGAGCTGATCGAGGCCGCGCGCGTCGACGGCTGCAGCATGATCCGGATCTTCTGGAACGTCTGCCTGCCCGCCGTGCGCCCGGCCGCGGCGATCCTGGCGATGTTCACGTTCATGATGTCCTGGAACGACTTCCTGTGGCCGCTGGTCGTCCTGGACGCGGGCAACCCGACCGTCCAGGTCGCGCTGGAGAAGCTCCAGAGCGGCTACTACGTCGACTACTCGCTGGTGCTGGCCGGCACGACCCTGGCCACCATCCCGATCCTCATCGTCTTCGTCCTCCTCGGCCGCCAGATCGTGGCCGGGATCATGCAAGGTGCCGTGAAAGGGTGA
- a CDS encoding GH1 family beta-glucosidase, with translation MTMSVHPDSVRAETALMFPPGFVWGAATAAFQVEGATTADGRTDSVWDVFARRPGAVVGGDTGDPAADHYRRYAEDVALMRRLGLGAYRFSLAWPRVRPDGGAPNAAGLAFYDRLVDCLLEAGIQPWATLYHWDLPQTLEEQGGWTNRDTAYRFAEYTETVLARLGDRVASWSTLNEPWCAAMLGYAGGIHAPGRTDHPAAVAATHHLLLGHGLAMDIIRRHAPGTPAGITLNLYPVAPHDPANVSDVAAARRIDGLQNRLFLDPVLRGGYPDDLVADLAPFGLGDVVREDDAAVIAAHVDWLGVNYYRDYRVAGRPVPGSEPAGPEWVGAGDVHFVPDPAAPRTDSGWEVQPAGLTESLLQVHRGYRQVPLYITENGAAYPDVVADGGDIVDTDRVAFLDSHLRAAHDALAAGVDLRGYFYWSLLDNFEWAEGYAKRFGLIHVDYATQVRTPKRSAHWYSGVIGANGLG, from the coding sequence GTGACCATGTCCGTACATCCCGACAGCGTTCGGGCGGAGACAGCGCTGATGTTCCCGCCCGGCTTCGTCTGGGGCGCCGCCACCGCGGCGTTCCAGGTGGAAGGGGCCACCACGGCCGACGGTCGCACCGACTCGGTCTGGGACGTCTTCGCACGCCGTCCGGGCGCGGTCGTGGGCGGCGACACCGGCGACCCGGCCGCCGACCACTACCGCCGGTACGCCGAGGACGTCGCCCTGATGCGCCGGCTCGGCCTCGGCGCCTACCGCTTCTCGCTGGCCTGGCCCCGCGTCCGGCCGGACGGCGGTGCCCCCAACGCCGCCGGGCTCGCGTTCTACGACCGGCTGGTCGACTGCCTGCTGGAAGCCGGGATCCAGCCGTGGGCGACGCTCTACCACTGGGACCTGCCCCAGACGCTCGAAGAGCAGGGCGGCTGGACCAACCGGGACACCGCGTACCGCTTCGCCGAGTACACCGAGACGGTGCTGGCCCGCCTCGGTGACCGCGTCGCGAGCTGGTCGACGCTGAACGAGCCGTGGTGCGCGGCGATGCTCGGCTACGCGGGCGGCATCCACGCGCCCGGCCGCACCGACCACCCCGCCGCCGTCGCCGCGACGCACCACCTGCTGCTCGGGCACGGGCTGGCGATGGACATCATCCGCAGGCACGCGCCGGGCACCCCGGCGGGGATCACGCTGAACCTGTACCCGGTGGCCCCGCACGACCCGGCGAACGTCAGCGACGTCGCCGCGGCCCGGCGGATCGACGGCCTGCAGAACCGGCTGTTCCTCGACCCGGTCCTGCGCGGCGGCTACCCGGACGACCTGGTCGCCGACCTCGCGCCGTTCGGGCTCGGCGACGTCGTCCGCGAGGACGACGCGGCGGTCATCGCGGCGCACGTCGACTGGCTGGGCGTGAACTACTACCGCGACTACCGGGTGGCGGGCCGCCCGGTGCCGGGCAGCGAGCCGGCGGGCCCGGAGTGGGTCGGCGCGGGTGACGTCCACTTCGTCCCGGACCCGGCGGCGCCGCGGACGGACTCGGGCTGGGAGGTCCAGCCGGCCGGCCTGACGGAGTCCCTGCTGCAGGTCCACCGCGGCTACCGCCAGGTTCCGCTGTACATCACGGAGAACGGCGCGGCCTACCCGGACGTCGTCGCGGACGGCGGTGACATCGTCGACACGGACCGCGTGGCGTTCCTCGACTCGCACCTGCGAGCGGCGCACGACGCGCTGGCGGCCGGGGTCGACCTGCGGGGGTACTTCTACTGGTCGCTGCTGGACAACTTCGAGTGGGCCGAGGGGTACGCGAAGCGGTTCGGCCTGATCCACGTCGACTACGCCACGCAGGTCCGGACGCCCAAGCGGAGTGCGCACTGGTATTCCGGGGTGATCGGGGCGAACGGCCTCGGCTGA